The following are encoded in a window of Psilocybe cubensis strain MGC-MH-2018 chromosome 4, whole genome shotgun sequence genomic DNA:
- a CDS encoding Glucosidase 2 subunit beta yields MVPWALLLCSLPLSAFSKPTKTLGVSPNLLSKYVPIAKTNTWKCLDGSKEIPWDFVNDDSCDCPDGSDEPGTSACPNNKFYCQNEGHIGEFISSSRVNDGLCETQCCDGSDEQPGVCPNLCKEIGEEYRKKRDAELKLQRAGAKVRSGYIAFAHQEKKRLQGEVERLAEEIKAKEKEVDRLQDIAERTESLSQAALEHKKESPLYKSLIIHNNALKSLQREHKKHLEREKALGQILDALRTGYNPNYQDMAVLEAVRGWEELAKLPHINDVGKDSEAEKPSENESDEEEEEALEEGMWDAGQLEHQLDGLISTDYLSLLLEHEEYINGPQEGSILFELAAYLPDSFIPVYEDVKDTLVSWLQKFGIVRGDDGAADSSRAQQAYNDAKNELDRMRTELDTKENDIKEIFNINGFGAKGEWKKLDGTCLEKDTGDYTYEVCLFNEVKQKPNNGGTTFSLGKFESWNPSSDVQPGQPEFYQKQVYKHGTRCWNGPERNVVLRLSCGVENALLTVQELEKCEYEITGTSPALCLPPEEDKKNGNGKKKDEL; encoded by the exons ATGGTTCCTTGGGCTCTACTTCTCTGTTCTCTACCGCTATCTGCGTTTTCTAAACCAACAAAGACTCTCGGAGTATCTCCCAACCTACTCTCCAAATATGTTCCAATAGCAAAAACGAATACTTGGAAATGCCTGGATGGTTCCAAGGAAATTCCCTGGGATTTCGTTAACGACGACTCTTGTGACTGTCCAGACGGCAGCGATGAGCCAG GAACCTCTGCATGCCCGAATAATAAATTCTATTGTCAGAACGAAGGACACATCGGCGAGTTCATTTCAAGTTCGAGGGTTAATGACGGACTATGTG AAACGCAGTGTTGCGACGGATCCGATGAACAGCCAGGAGTCTGCCCCAATCTTTGTAAGGAAATTGGAGAAGAGTATAGGAAGAAGCGAGACGCGGAATTGAAGTTGCAAAGAGCC GGTGCTAAAGTTCGGTCCGGTTACATTGCATTTGCGCATCAGGAAAAGAAACGTCTCCAAGGAGAAGTAGAAAGATTGGCTGAAGAGATcaaagcaaaggaaaaggaggttGATCGTCTTCAAG ATATCGCCGAACGGACCGAATCACTCTCACAAGCTGCTTTGGAACACAAGAAAGAATCGC CTCTGTACAAGTCATTAATCATCCACAACAATGCCCTCAAATCACTTCAGCGGGAACACAAGAAACACCTTGAACGCGAGAAAGCCCTAGGCCAGATCCTTGATGCTCTTCGCACTGGCTACAATCCCAACTACCAGGACATGGCGGTTCTCGAAGCCGTTCGCGGATGGGAAGAGCTCGCCAAACTTCCTCATATTAACGACGTTGGCAAAGATTCTGAAGCGGAGAAGCCCTCTGAAAATGAAtcagacgaagaggaagaggaggcccTGGAGGAGGGCATGTGGGATGCCGGGCAACTTGAACATCAGCTTGATGGGCTCATCAGCACTGATTATCTCTCCCTTTTACTTGAACACGAAGAATATATTAATGGCCCCCAGGAGGGCTCAATTC TCTTTGAGCTCGCTGCATATCTTCCAGATTCGTTCATCCCTGTCTATGAGGATGTCAAAGATACCCTTGTGTCTTGGCTGCAGAAGTTTGGTATTGTACGCGGCGATGATGGAGCAG CCGACTCATCGCGTGCTCAACAAGCATACAACGACGCCAAGAACGAACTGGATCGCATGAGGACTGAGTTGGACACAAAGGAGAATGATATTAAAGAAATCTTCAACATTAATGGTTTCGGTGCTAAAGGAGAATGGAAGAAGCTTGACGGTACCTGCCTCGAGAAGGATACAGGAGA CTACACATACGAGGTTTGCCTCTTCAATGAAGTCAAGCAGAAGCCCAACAACGGCGGAACAACATTCAGTCTTGG CAAATTTGAATCTTGGAACCCGTCTTCAGATGTTCAACCAGGTCAACCAGAATTCTATCAAAAGCAAGTTTACAAACACGGCACAAGATGCTGGAACGGTCCGGAGCGTAATGTTGTT CTCCGTCTATCATGTGGAGTTGAAAACGCTCTTTTGACTGTGCAAGAGCTCGAGAAATGTGAATACGAGATCACAGGAACTTCTCCAGCGCTCTGCCTTCCACCCGaggaagataagaagaacGGAAATGGcaagaaaaaggacgaactaTAA
- a CDS encoding 40S ribosomal protein S25: MAKAKAAPAASSGGKSAKKKKWSKGKVKDKAQHAVSLDKATYDRIMKEVPSFKFVSQSILIERLKINGSLARVAIRHLERDKLIKRIVHHSAQLIYTRTTSQE, from the exons ATG GCCAAAGCAAAAGCAGCCCCCGCTGCGTCCAGCGGTGGTAAATCcgcgaagaagaagaagtggtCCAAGGGAAAGGTCAAGGATAAGGCCCAGCACGCCGTCTCGCTCGACAAGGCCACCTACGACCGTATCATGAAGGAAGTCCCCTCCTTCAAATTCGTCAGTCAGAGCATCCTCATCGAGCGTCTCAAGATCAACGGATCGCTCGCTCGTGTTGCTATCAGACATCTCGAGAGGGACAAGCTCATCAAGCGGATCGTGCACCACTCCGCACAGCTCATCTATA CTCGCACCACATCACAAGAGTAG
- a CDS encoding FGGY carbohydrate kinase domain-containing protein — protein MIGFNVGDSSYYIGIDVGTGSVRACLVDNSGQVKSISTQNTKTWRDSHDSNIFEQSTTDIWAAVGIVIKACLKETDFEGEPIAVTKGETLGRHGERNVILWADHRAEAEANFINGTGSIVLDYVGGKMSLEMEIPKILWLKRNMDPQLFARCQFFDLPDFLTYRATTDSARSCCSLTCKCSYVPTTGWQKDFFKQIGLQELVERDYAQIGVREGDEVLIAGMPVGQGLSNTAAKELGLVPGTPVGSALIDAYAGWLGTIAARYTENGVLSNEIPSIEESGRRLAAVAGTSTCHIVQSQKGIFVDGVWGPYKDPIINGWWMNEGGQSSTGQLIDFVLTNHPAYPEAVKIGKEEGKNVHTLIQERLERLRTTYKVDTFTELTKDLHIYPDFHGNRSPIADPRMRGVMFGMELDNSLNDLAKKYHATLMAIALQTRHIVDTLNSSGHQIASIFMSGGQAQNRPLMQLFADVCGMPVVLPANSDQAVCLGAAMLGRFAAEFGNSGKEEQAKKLWEIMVEMTPAGTMISPSCDAKERKLLEAKFKIFLETIQIQKRWRQEMQEASKRDQLPLQECVPYVYCMVSQFGVLLLLLKHQDHWQLILLTMKIYMIVSLDDRSLYYCQSKSE, from the exons ATGATAGGATTTAACGTGGGCGATTCTAGTTATTACATCGGTATTGACGTGGGCACAGGCTCCGTCCGGGCATGCCTGGTCGACAATAGCGGTCAAGTCaaatcaatatcaacacagAATACCAAGACCTGGCGTGATTCACACGACAGCAATATCTTCGAGCAATCGACGACGGACATATGGGCAGCAGTAGGCATTGTCATCAAGGCATGCTTGAAGGAGACGG ATTTTGAGGGTGAGCCTATAGCGGTCACAAAGGGCGAGACCCTTGGGAGGCATGGGGAAAGGAACGTCATTCTTTGGGCAGATCATCGCGCAGAAGCAGAGGCTAATTTTATCAATGGCACTGGATCAATCGTTCTGGATTATGTTGGGGGCAAGATGAGT TTGGAAATGGAAATTCCAAAAATTCTGTGGTTGAAGAGGAATATGGATCCCCAGTTGTTTGCAAGATGCCAATTCTTTGATCTTCCGGACTTTCTGACGTATCGCGCAACGACGGATAGCGCACGGTCGTGCTGCTCTCTCACTTGCAAATGTTCTTACGTGCCTACAACTGGCTGGCAGAAGGATTTCTTCAAGCAGATCGGACTGCAGGAGCTTGTTGAAAGGGATTATGCACAAATTGGCGTCCGGGAGGGCGACGAAGTATTGATCGCTGGAATGCCAGTAGGTCAAGGTCTTTCAAATACGGCGGCAAAAGAACTGGGCTTGGTTCCCGGAACCCCCGTTGGAAGTGCACTCATTGATGC GTATGCAGGTTGGTTGGGCACCATTGCAGCGCGCTATACGGAGAATGGCGTACTTTCGAATGAAATCCCGTCCATAGAAGAATCTGGGAGACGATTGGCCGCAGTTGCTGGCACGAGCACATGTCATATTGTACAG AGCCAAAAAGGTATCTTCGTTGATGGAGTATGGGGCCCGTATAAG GACCCTATCATCAATGGATGGTGGATGAACGAAGGAGGACAATCCTCTACCGGCCAG CTCATTGATTTCGTACTAACAAATCATCCTGCATATCCTGAAGCTGTCAAAATCgggaaagaagaaggaaagaatgtACATACGC TTATCCAAGAGCGTCTTGAAAGACTAAGAACCACTTACAAAGTGGACACGTTCACCGAGTTGACCAAGGACCTACACATATACCCTGATTTCCATG GAAACAGGTCTCCAATTGCTGATCCCCGTATGAGAGGAGTTATGTTTGGAATGGAATTG GACAACTCGCTGAATGACCTTGCCAAAAAGTATCATGCCACACTTATGGCAATTGCATTGCAGACGCGTCATATTGTCGATACGCTCAACAGTTCGGGCCATCAGATCGCGTCTATCTTCATGAGCGGTGGTCAGGCGCAAAATAGACCACTGATGCAGCTCTTTGCGGATGTTTGTGGAATGCCTGTTGTGCTCCCGGCGAACAGTGACCAGGCTGTGTGCTTGGGTGCTGCCATGCTCGGTCGATTCGCCGCGGAATTTGGAAATTCAGGGAAAGAAGAACAGGCAAAAAAGTTGTGGGAAATCATG GTCGAGATGACTCCCGCTGGTACAATGATATCCCCTAGTTGCGATGCGAAAGAGAGGAAACTGCTGGAAGCGAAATTCAAGATTTTCTTGGAGACCATTCAAATACAGAAGCGCTGGCGACAGGAGATGCAGGAAGCTTCAAA GCGAGATCAGTTGCCGTTACAGGAATGCGTTCCCTATGTTTACTGTATGGTATCTCAGTTCGGTGTATTGTTACTGCTGCTAAAGCATCAAGATCACTGGCAACTCATTCTCCTGACGATGAAAATATATATGATTGTCTCCCTAGATGATCGCAGTTTGTATTACTGTCAGTCGAAGAGTGAATGA
- a CDS encoding Protein csh3 yields MVFSNLQPHEKEAFFSLLDEYFSARPEIFANAAHSDAPPSTNTPQGAAVSAVGRAMASNPEATAKFMSAGLKQISSARSSGTSAGGPSSSAYASAGAGDSDNEGQAVTSVAGRVAAFANARNNQPTPSSASSSQIAEKPSSASSLVSVKKFGNSVDMSSGKGFIGSLRSKPASPPQVAVPPAFAPRQNNFAPPPRRTSSSTSTPTPDPAAATPPPPPAPRFQQPKYEEPEPEPEVHGEWAEALYDYNSGEAGDLVVSEGDRILVVERTSDDWWTGEVNGKKGLFPASYVKLL; encoded by the exons GTACTTCTCAGCACGGCCTGAGATATTTGCCAATGCCGCTCATTCAGATGCTCCCCCGTCGACAAACACTCCCCAGGGGGCAGCCGTGTCTGCAGTTGGTCGCGCCATGGCTTCCAATCCAGAGGCAACCGCAAAGTTTATGTCAGCTGGTCTGAAACAGATCTCCAGTGCTCGTTCTTCTGGTACTAGTGCTGGTGGTCCAAGTTCAAGTGCATATGCAAGCGCCGGAGCTGGG GATTCCGATAACGAGGGCCAGGCGGTCACTAGTGTGGCAGGCCGGGTGGCCGCATTTGCAAACGCCAGAAATAACCAACCCACGCCCTCATCCGCAAGTTCTTCCCAAATTGCTGAAAAGCCATCTTCAGCCAGCAGCCTGGTTTCTGTGAAA AAATTCGGTAACTCTGTCGACATGTCCTCAGGCAAGGGCTTCATCGGGTCTCTACGCAGCAAGCCCGCATCGCCTCCCCAGGTAGCAGTTCCGCCTGCTTTTGCGCCAAGGCAGAATAATTTCGCTCCGCCGCCTAGGCGTACTTCTTCGTCGACAAGTACGCCTACGCCGGACCCTGCCGCTGCAACCCCGCCCCCTCCTCCCGCTCCACGCTTCCAACAACCAAAATACGAAGAGCcggaaccagaaccagaagtACATGGCGAATGGGCAGAGGCGCTGTATGACTATAATTCTGGA GAAGCGGGGGATCTAGTGGTTTCGGAAGGGGACCGAATTTTGGTGGTGGAAAGGACGTCAGACGACTG GTGGACTGGAGAAGTCAACGGGAAGAAGGGCCTATTCCCGGCTTCGTATGTCAAGCTTCTGTGA